GATCGAGCCGTCGGCGTTCTGATAGTTCTCCATCACCGCGATCAGGGTGCGGCCGATGGCAAGGCCGGAGCCGTTGAGCGTGTGCACCAGCTCGGGCTTGCCGGTATCCGGGTTGCGCACGCGGGCCTGCAGGCGGCGCGCCTGGAAGTCTTCGCAGTTGGAGCAGCTGGAGATCTCGCGGTAGGTCTGCTGGCTGGGCAGCCACACTTCGAGGTCGTAGGTCTTGACGGCGGTGAAGCCCATGTCGCCGCTGCACAACAGCACCTTGCGGTACGGCAGGCCGAGTTTCTGCAGCACCTTCTCGGCGTGGCTGACCATTTCCTCCAGTTGCGCATGCGACTGGTCGGCGCGGGCGATCTGCACCATCTCGACTTTTTCGAACTGGTGCTGGCGGATCATGCCGCGGGTGTCGCGGCCGTAGCTGCCGGCCTCGGCGCGGAAGCACAGCGTGTGCGCGGTCATGCGCAGCGGCAGCGCGCCGGCGTCCTGGATGGTGTCTCGCACCAGGTTGGTCAGCGGGACTTCGGCGGTGGGGATCAGGTAGCGCTTCGTCTCGCCGACTTCAGTGGCGAACAGGTCGTCCTCGAACTTCGGCAGCTGGCCGGTGCCCTGCATGCTGTCGGCGTTGACGATCACCGGCACGTTGCATTCGAGGTAGCCGTGCTCGCCGGTGTGCAGATCCAGCATGAACTGGCCGAGCGCGCGATGCAGATGGGCGAGCTGGCCGCGCAACACGGTGAAGCGCGCGCCGGACAGCTTGGCGCCGGCGTCGCCGTCGAGCCAGCCGTGGCGCTCGCCCAGCTCGACGTGGTCCTTCACCGCGAACGCGAACTCGCGCGGTGTGCCCCAGCGGGCGACTTCGACATTGTCGTGTTCGTCCTTGCCGACCGGCACGGAGGCGTGCGGGATGTTCGGGATGCCCAAGGCGACCCCGGCCAGCTTCGCCTGCACCTCGGCAAGCTGGAGCTCATTCGCCTTGAGCTTGTCGCCGATGCCGGCGACTTCGGCCATCAACGCTGCGGTGTCCTCGCCTTTCGCCTTGGCCTGGCCGATCGCCTTGGAATGCGTGTTGCGCAGGTTCTGCAGCTCCTGCGTTTCGGTCGCCAGCTGCTTGCGCGTGCTCTCCAGCGACTCGACCGCGGCCACGTCGAGCGTGTAGCCGCGGGTTTCAGCGAGGCGCGCGGCGGTTTCGGCAAGGTGCGAACGCAGCAGGGCGGGATCCAGCATGATCGAAGTCCGGGTGAAGGCTTGAACCGTGAATTATCGCTGCCGCGTGGTGGTGGCCGCAATGCGACTCTCGGGTAGCGTGGGGAGCTTCACCCCTCCCCGGCCCTCCCCTGCTGCACGCAGGGGAGGGAGCAAGGCGGCCGGTTCAGCTGGCCAGCCTGCGCGCACTGCGACCCAGCCACCAAGCCATGGCGGCGACGAGCGGTGTGCAGCACTGCCGCCTGGAGAGAGCATCGCCCGCAAGCGGGCTCCTACGCTTTGCGGACTTTCTTGCGGGCGGCGCGCAGGGCCAGCAGCTTTTCGCGCAGCTGCAGCTCCAGGCCGCGCTCGACCGGTTCGTAGAAGATGCTGCCGGCCAGCGCGTCGGGCAGGCATTGCTGGTCCAGCGCGATGCCGCCTTCGGCGTCGTGGTCGTACTGGTAGCCCTTGCCGTAGCCGAGGCCCTTCATCAATTTGGTGGGCGCGTTGCGCAGGTGCATCGGCACCTCCAGCGTGCCGCCCTGGCGCACCGCATCGCGGGCCTTGTTGTAGGCCATGTAGGCGGCGTTGCTCTTCGGCGCGACAGCCAGCCAGATCGCCAGCTGGGCCAGGCCCAGCTCGCCCTCGGGGCTGCCCAGGCGCTCGTAGGTATCCCACGCATCCAGCGCCATGCGCCAGGCGCGCGGCTCGGCCAGGCCGACGTCCTCCACCGCCATGCGGGTCATGCGCCGGGCCAGGTACAGGGGGTCGACGCCACCATCGAGCATGCGGCACAGCCAGTACACCGCCGCGTCGGGATCGGACGAGCGCACCGACTTGTGCAACGCCGAGATCTGGTCGTAGAACTGCTCGCCCTGCTTGTCGAAGCGACGGGTGCGGTCGGCCAGTACCTGGGTCAGGGTCGCTTCGTCGATGCGGCGGTCTTCGGCCAGCTCGGCGGCGATTTCCAGCAGGGTCAGCGCACGGCGCACGTCGCCATCGGCGGCCTGGGCGATCGAGTCCAGCGCCTCCTCGCTCACCTGCAGCTGCAGCGCGCCGAGGCCGCGTTCGTCGTCCACCAGTGCGCGCTTCAGCGCCGCGATGATGTCGCCGGTGGACACCGGCTCCAGCACATGCACGCGGCAGCGCGAGAGCAGCGCGGAGTTCAGCTCGAACGAGGGGTTCTCGGTGGTGGCGCCGATGAAGATGATCACGCCGCGCTCGATGTGCGGCAGGAATGCGTCCTGCTGGGTCTTGTTGAAGCGGTGCACCTCGTCGACGAACAGCACCGTGCGCCGCCCTTGCGTGAAGTTCAGCTCGGCCTCGGCCAGCGCCTTGCGCACGTCCGGCAGGCCGGACAGCACGGCGGAAATCGCGCGGAAATCCGCGTCGGCGTAGCGCGCCACCAGCAGCGCCAGCGTAGTCTTGCCGCAGCCGGGCGGCCCCCACAGCACCATCGAGTGGATCTTGCCGGCCTCCAGCGCGCGGCGCAGTGCCTTGTCCGGGCCGACCAGGCGCTGCTGGCCGACGATCTCGTCGAGGCTGCGCGGGCGCATGCGTTCGGCCAGCGGCTTGAGCGCATCGGGTTCGGCGAACAGGCCGGCGCCGGGTGTGGGGACGGGACGGGGCATGCCCGTATGATACGTCATGCCGCTGCTGCCCCATGGCGTGGCCAGGCGGCTATCGGGGCCACGCTGCCGCGTGCCGGGTCGACGACCGCCGCGCCCCGCGCGGCGGTCACACTTAGTCGGAGCGGATTCCCACCGTCATCGTGTACTGGCGGTAGATGCCGTAGCCCACGCCACACAGTCCGGTGAGCGCGGCCAGGACATGGTGGTGCGGAACACCATGCCGCTGCAGGTGTTGGCCATGCCGTTCCGTAACCCGATCCCTAGCGGAGCCAGATAGGGCCCTGAAGGCCGACCGGCATCCGGCAGCGGCAGCACCTGTTGTGCTGCTGACAGATTTGACACAGCCGCTCAGTGCGACAAGCCGGCACGTTGAACCACCACAACAGGTCCGTCCGGGCGGCTGACTCCTGACATGGTATGCGTGCCCGCATAAGGGCTGCCTTGTCCAGCTCGATGCAGCCCACCTCGGGTGCTCAACGAAGCCCGTGTTTGTCCGGGCGGCGATCGGGCCGCCGCCACGCTGTTTCCCGTCGTCCTGTCCGGGCCCATCCCATGCAGCCATAGCATGGACAGGTGACGCTGGCAGCCGCTAGCGCGTCCGCGACCTTTTGGCTGCAGTCGCGGTCTTTTCAGCAAGGTCGTACTCGCTTTGCCAGGAGTGTCCGGACTTCTGCTCGATATAGTCCCGGATCAGCTGACGCACCACCTGCGACGGCGTGGTGTCATCTCCCGCACACAAGCGCTCGAACACCGCCTTCTTGCGTGGATCGATCAGGACAGTCAGGCGGGCCGTACGGCTTTCTGTTGGCATGCGAGTATCATCGGCTGTACACTGAACCATCATCTTATGATAATAAAATTATCATGACAAACGTTCAGCCGGTACCGCTCAACAGCCGCTCAGCCAGCGACCTGCTCGAGTCCACCGTATGCATGGGGTAAGTGCACTGACGGCAACCACAACACTGACCGCGTTGCTGGGTCTGGTTGCTTCGTGGTTGCTGATTGGTGCACTCGGCCTGGTCCAGTCCAATCGCATCGGTTGGGTCGCACGCACACTGTTTCCGCTGGGCGCGTTGGTCGCGCTGGGCGTGGCCGGCATGGGCGCCGTGTCCCTGGGCACGGGCTTTGCCGCGCAGACCAGCGTGCTTGCCTTCGGCCTTCCAGACATGCCGTTTCATGTGCGTCTGGATGCGCTGTCAGGCTTCTTTTTGCTGCTGCTTGGAACTGCGGGGGCTGGCATCTCGATCTTCGCCGCCGGTTACTTCCGGCACGGCGAAGGTACGGCGCCGGGGCTGCTCTGCCTGCAGTACCACGTATTTCTGGCCAGCATGGCGCTGGTCGTGCTGGCCGATGACGCCTATCTGTTCATGGTGGCGTGGGAAACGATGGCGCTCAGTTCGTATTTCCTGGTGACCACCCAGCACCGTATCCCGGAGATCCAGCGCGCCGGCTTCCTGTACCTGCTGATGGCGCACGTGGGAGCACTGGCACTGCTGCTTTGCTTCGGTGTGCTGCACGGCGGCAGCTGGCTGATGACGTTTGACTCGATGCGTGCAGCCACCCTGTCGCCGGCCTGGGCCGCGGCGGCCTTCCTGCTGGCCTTGTTCGGTTTCGGTGCCAAGGCGGGCCTGGTGCCCCTGCATGTGTGGCTGCCGGAAGCCCATCCGGCCGCGCCATCACCGGTGTCCGCGATGATGAGTGGCTTGATGCTCAAGGTGGCGGTCTACGGCATGTTGCGGATCAGTTTCGATCTGCTCCACGCCGGCCCATGGTGGTGGGGCATGCTGACGCTGACAGTGGGACTGGTCACGGCGCTGTTCGGTGCGGTGTTCGCTGCCGTACAGACCGACATGAAGCGGTTGCTGGCCTATTCCTCCATCGAGAACATCGGCCTGATCTTCGCTGCGCTTGGCCTGGCGCTGCTGTGCTACGCGTTCGACATGCGCCTGCTGGCGGCGTTGGCACTCGCCGCGGCGTTGCTGCATGCACTCAACCACGCACTGTTCAAGAGCCTGCTGTTTCTCGCCACCGGCTCGGTGCTGCACGCCACCCGCGAGCGTAGCCTGGGCAAACTCGGCGGGCTGATCCGGCGGATGCCATGGGTCGCCACGCTGGCCCTGGTCGGCACCCTGTCCCTCGCCGGGTTGCCACCGCTCAACGGTTTCGTTTCCGAATGGCTGCTGCTGCAGGCATTCCTGTCCACGCCGTCCATCCCGCATGCGTTCATCAACATGATCGTGCCGCTGGGCGCGGCCGTGGTGGCACTCACCGCCGCGCTGGCCGGCTACGTGATGGTCAAGTTCTACGGTGTCATATTTCTCGGCCAGCCACGCGAACCTTCACTGATGCAGGCCCACGATGCAGGTTGGCTCGAACGGGTGGGGCTGGCCTGGTTGGCGTTGGGCTGCATCCTCATCGGCGTGTTTCCGCAAGCCGCGCTGGATGCCATCGCCGGCGTGACCCAGACCCTGCTCGGCACCGTGATCCAGCGCGGCCCGGCGCCATGGTGGATCGCTCCGGTGGCGCAGGCGCAGGCTTCTTACAATGGCCTGTGGCTGCTGTTGGGCATGGCCGGCGTGATCGCGATGATGTTCGTGCTGGTACGGCGGATGTACCACGGTCGTGTGCGCCGGGTGCCACCATGGAATTGCGGTTACCCCGAGCTGACCCCGCGCATGCAGGACACCGCCGAAGGATTCGGTCAGCCGATCCGGCACATGTTCGGGCCGTTTTTCCGCATCGAGCGCGAATTGCCTGCAGCGGATGACCAGTTCCCGCATTACCGCATCCAGATCGATGACCATTTCTGGCATGGCCTGTATCTTCCGCTGGCCCGCATCGTCGGCTGGCTGGCCGATGCGCTGTCCATGCTGCAGCGTGGCCGTCTGGCTATCTATCTGATGTACAGCTTCCTGACCCTGATCGTCTTGCTGGTGTTCGTCCTGTGAACGCGCTCGCACCCGTCAGCCAGCTCGGCGGCGTGGTACTGGCCGTGGCACTGGCACCGCTGTTGGCCGGCTGGGTCGCCCAATGCCGGGCCTGGCTGCAGAGTCGGTCGGCCCCTTCCCTGCTGCTGCCCTACCGCACCTTACGCAAGCTGTTCCGCAAGGATGCGGCGCTGGCCACGCAGGCCTCGCCTTTGTTCCGCGCCACGCCCTACGCCGTGTTCGGCGCCATGGCCACGGCGGCGGCGATCATTCCCTCGGTGACCACCGACCTGCCCCTCGCCCGGGTGGCCGACGCCATCGCGTTGGTCGGCCTGTTCGCGACGGCACGCATGTTCATCGCCCTGGCGGCGATGGACATCGGCACGGTCTTCGGCAGCATGGGCGCGCGACGCGAGATGATGATCGGATTTCTCGCCGAGCCGGCGCTGCTGATGGTGTTGTTCAACGCGTTTCTGATGTTCGGCAGCACGGCGTTGCCCACCATCGTGAAAGGCACCCTGGACGCTGACGGGTTGACGTTGCATCCGAGCCTGGCCTTCGCCGGTGTCGCTTTCGTGATGGTGTTGCTGGCCGAGAACGCCCGTATTCCGATCGACAACCCCGGCACGCACCTTGAAGTGACCATGATCCATGAGTCCATGGTGCTGGAATATTCCGCGCGCCATCTGGCCCTCATCGAATGGGCGTCCTGGTTGAAGCTGTTCAACTATGCGTGCATCGGTTTCACGCTGTTCGTGCCCTGGGGCATCGCGCCGCACACGGCCGGCCCATCGGGTTTGTTACTTGCCATCGTGTGGTTGCTGGTCAAGCTGGCCGTCGCCGGCGCGGTGCTGGCGGTGATTGAAACGGTCTCGGCCAAGCTGCGCATCTTCCGGGCGCCGGAGTTCCTGAGCATGGCGTTCCTGCTCGCCGTGCTGGGCCTGCTCGTTCACCTTCTGCTGCAATCCTGAATGATGCCTCCACTCAACCTCGCCACCCAGCTGCTGCACGTGCTCGCCGCCGGCCTGCTGATGATCTCGTTCTCCATGCTCGCCCAGCGGCGGACGCGGCGGCTGATCGTGCTGCTGGCCTGGCAGGGTGTGGTGCTGACCGCGTCCACGCTGCTGGTCGCCGTCACAGCGCACCTGCAGCATCTGTATTACTCCGCCGCGCTGACCCTGATCGAAAAGGTCTGGCTGATGCCGTGGATCCTGCTGCGGCTGATGCGTCGCCTGGGCATCGAGGGCGACAGCGATCCGCTGGTGAACATTCCCACCCTGATGCTGGTCGGGCTGGGTCTGGTGATCTTCGCGTTCGGGCTGGCCCAGCCGATCAGTTCGCTGGCCACCACGGTCACCCGACAGACGCTGGGCATTGCGATGGCGGTGATCCTGCTGGCCTTCCTGATGATGATTGCCCGCCACAAGGCGGTGACCCAGGTGATCGGTTTCCTGTCGATGGAGAACGGCTTGTTCTTCGCCGCCACCAGCACGACCTATGGCATGCCGATGGTGATCGAGCTGGGTATTGCGCTCGATCTGCTGGTCGGCGTGTTCATTTTCGGCATCTTCTTCTTCCAGATCCGCGAGCAGTTCGACAGCCTCGACCTGCATCAGCTCGAAGCACTCAAGGAGGACTGACGTGGAGCTTGCGTGGGTGCTGGGTACTCCCCTGTTCGGTGCGATCGTGCTGGCCGTGCTCGGCGCGCGGCGCTCCGCCGCCGAACTCAACGTCGTGATCAGCCTGGCGACGTTGATCGCCGCCGCGGCGCTGGTACTCAGGATCATCGGCCAGGGTTCGATGACCGTGGCCCACGAACAGTTCTTCGTCGATCCGTTCAACGTGTTCCTGATCGCGCTGACTGCGCTGATCGGCTTCACCACGGCAGTGTTTTCGCGCCCCTACATGCGTATCGAACAGGATCACGGCCGGCTCAACACGCACCGCCTGCGGCTCTATCACAGCATGTACCAGCTGTTCATGGCCGCCATGCTGGTGGCGCTGTCGACCAACAACATGGGGCTGCTGTGGGTCGCGATGGAGGCGGCGACGCTGTCCACCGTGCTGCTGGTGTCGTTGTACCGTACCCGCGCCAGCATCGAGGCGGCCTGGAAATATTTCATCCTGTGCGGCGTCGGCATCGCGCTGGCGCTGTTCGGCACGATCCTGTTGTACTTCGCGGCGGAGCGGCTGCTCGGTGGCGAGGGCATGCGAGCGCTGTTGTGGACCCACCTCAACGCGGCGAAAGGGCAGCTCGATCCGACGGTGATCGGGCTCGCGTTCGTCTTCCTGCTGGTCGGCTACGGCACCAAGGTCGGTCTCGCCCCCCTGCACAACTGGCTGCCCGATGCCCACGCGGAGGGTCCCACCCCGGTCTCGGCGGTGCTGTCGGGGCTGCTGCTCAACGTGGCGATGTACGCCGTGGTCCGTTGCAAGATCCTTGCGGCCGGCGCGATGCACTCGGCGCTGCCCGGACGCATGCTGATGGCGTTCGGTTTGTTCTCGACGGTGCTGGCGGCGTTCCTGCTGTGGCGTCAACGCGACATCAAGCGCCTGTTTGGCTACTCCTCGATCGAGCACATGGGCATCATCACCTTTGCGTTCGGCATGGGCGGGCCGCTGGCAAATTTCGCCGCACTGCTGCACATGACGGTGCACTCGTTGACCAAGTCGGCGATCTTCTTCGCCGCTGGCCATGCCTCGCAGATCGCGGGCACCCAGCGCATCGACGGCATCCGCGGCCTGCTGGCGGTGAGTCCCACCGTCGGCTGGGGATTGATGCTGGGCTCGCTGGCGATCCTCGGCACCCCGCCATTCGGCGTATTCACCAGTGAATACATGGTCCTGATCACGGCCATGCGCGACCATCCGTGGGCGACACCGTTCCTGCTCATCGCCCTGGCCGTGGCATTCGCCGCGATCTTCTTCAAGGTGCAGCCGATGG
This genomic stretch from Rhodanobacter thiooxydans harbors:
- a CDS encoding respiratory chain complex I subunit 1 family protein translates to MNALAPVSQLGGVVLAVALAPLLAGWVAQCRAWLQSRSAPSLLLPYRTLRKLFRKDAALATQASPLFRATPYAVFGAMATAAAIIPSVTTDLPLARVADAIALVGLFATARMFIALAAMDIGTVFGSMGARREMMIGFLAEPALLMVLFNAFLMFGSTALPTIVKGTLDADGLTLHPSLAFAGVAFVMVLLAENARIPIDNPGTHLEVTMIHESMVLEYSARHLALIEWASWLKLFNYACIGFTLFVPWGIAPHTAGPSGLLLAIVWLLVKLAVAGAVLAVIETVSAKLRIFRAPEFLSMAFLLAVLGLLVHLLLQS
- a CDS encoding replication-associated recombination protein A — encoded protein: MPRPVPTPGAGLFAEPDALKPLAERMRPRSLDEIVGQQRLVGPDKALRRALEAGKIHSMVLWGPPGCGKTTLALLVARYADADFRAISAVLSGLPDVRKALAEAELNFTQGRRTVLFVDEVHRFNKTQQDAFLPHIERGVIIFIGATTENPSFELNSALLSRCRVHVLEPVSTGDIIAALKRALVDDERGLGALQLQVSEEALDSIAQAADGDVRRALTLLEIAAELAEDRRIDEATLTQVLADRTRRFDKQGEQFYDQISALHKSVRSSDPDAAVYWLCRMLDGGVDPLYLARRMTRMAVEDVGLAEPRAWRMALDAWDTYERLGSPEGELGLAQLAIWLAVAPKSNAAYMAYNKARDAVRQGGTLEVPMHLRNAPTKLMKGLGYGKGYQYDHDAEGGIALDQQCLPDALAGSIFYEPVERGLELQLREKLLALRAARKKVRKA
- a CDS encoding hydrogenase 4 subunit F; this encodes MELAWVLGTPLFGAIVLAVLGARRSAAELNVVISLATLIAAAALVLRIIGQGSMTVAHEQFFVDPFNVFLIALTALIGFTTAVFSRPYMRIEQDHGRLNTHRLRLYHSMYQLFMAAMLVALSTNNMGLLWVAMEAATLSTVLLVSLYRTRASIEAAWKYFILCGVGIALALFGTILLYFAAERLLGGEGMRALLWTHLNAAKGQLDPTVIGLAFVFLLVGYGTKVGLAPLHNWLPDAHAEGPTPVSAVLSGLLLNVAMYAVVRCKILAAGAMHSALPGRMLMAFGLFSTVLAAFLLWRQRDIKRLFGYSSIEHMGIITFAFGMGGPLANFAALLHMTVHSLTKSAIFFAAGHASQIAGTQRIDGIRGLLAVSPTVGWGLMLGSLAILGTPPFGVFTSEYMVLITAMRDHPWATPFLLIALAVAFAAIFFKVQPMVFGETDARRLPHPPALVPVFVHLSIVLMLGLYIPPALAQWYRLAASLIG
- the serS gene encoding serine--tRNA ligase, with the translated sequence MLDPALLRSHLAETAARLAETRGYTLDVAAVESLESTRKQLATETQELQNLRNTHSKAIGQAKAKGEDTAALMAEVAGIGDKLKANELQLAEVQAKLAGVALGIPNIPHASVPVGKDEHDNVEVARWGTPREFAFAVKDHVELGERHGWLDGDAGAKLSGARFTVLRGQLAHLHRALGQFMLDLHTGEHGYLECNVPVIVNADSMQGTGQLPKFEDDLFATEVGETKRYLIPTAEVPLTNLVRDTIQDAGALPLRMTAHTLCFRAEAGSYGRDTRGMIRQHQFEKVEMVQIARADQSHAQLEEMVSHAEKVLQKLGLPYRKVLLCSGDMGFTAVKTYDLEVWLPSQQTYREISSCSNCEDFQARRLQARVRNPDTGKPELVHTLNGSGLAIGRTLIAVMENYQNADGSIDVPEVLRPYLAGLDSIT
- a CDS encoding formate hydrogenlyase; translated protein: MMPPLNLATQLLHVLAAGLLMISFSMLAQRRTRRLIVLLAWQGVVLTASTLLVAVTAHLQHLYYSAALTLIEKVWLMPWILLRLMRRLGIEGDSDPLVNIPTLMLVGLGLVIFAFGLAQPISSLATTVTRQTLGIAMAVILLAFLMMIARHKAVTQVIGFLSMENGLFFAATSTTYGMPMVIELGIALDLLVGVFIFGIFFFQIREQFDSLDLHQLEALKED
- the hyfB gene encoding hydrogenase 4 subunit B; this encodes MHGVSALTATTTLTALLGLVASWLLIGALGLVQSNRIGWVARTLFPLGALVALGVAGMGAVSLGTGFAAQTSVLAFGLPDMPFHVRLDALSGFFLLLLGTAGAGISIFAAGYFRHGEGTAPGLLCLQYHVFLASMALVVLADDAYLFMVAWETMALSSYFLVTTQHRIPEIQRAGFLYLLMAHVGALALLLCFGVLHGGSWLMTFDSMRAATLSPAWAAAAFLLALFGFGAKAGLVPLHVWLPEAHPAAPSPVSAMMSGLMLKVAVYGMLRISFDLLHAGPWWWGMLTLTVGLVTALFGAVFAAVQTDMKRLLAYSSIENIGLIFAALGLALLCYAFDMRLLAALALAAALLHALNHALFKSLLFLATGSVLHATRERSLGKLGGLIRRMPWVATLALVGTLSLAGLPPLNGFVSEWLLLQAFLSTPSIPHAFINMIVPLGAAVVALTAALAGYVMVKFYGVIFLGQPREPSLMQAHDAGWLERVGLAWLALGCILIGVFPQAALDAIAGVTQTLLGTVIQRGPAPWWIAPVAQAQASYNGLWLLLGMAGVIAMMFVLVRRMYHGRVRRVPPWNCGYPELTPRMQDTAEGFGQPIRHMFGPFFRIERELPAADDQFPHYRIQIDDHFWHGLYLPLARIVGWLADALSMLQRGRLAIYLMYSFLTLIVLLVFVL